Genomic window (candidate division WOR-3 bacterium):
CCTTTGGTCTTGGTGCCGCAACAGTCGCCGACCGAGTGGTCGGTGCCTGCGCCGCTCGCATATTCGCCTATCTTCGACCTGCCGCGGTTCTCGGCGGCATCGGCTCGACCGAGGCCGCGCACATCCTGTTCACCACAGGCATCAATCACTCCTTCGAAGAAACCGTGCCGCAGATCCTCAACCGCGACAACACCGGCGTCTGCCCATTCGAGCGTCTCAGCACAGACTGCACCGACGTGCACGAACTCATCCGCCGCATCCGGGCCAGACTTGCCGAACCAAATCAAGCCTAGTACACCAAGCACCGGCTCTCTCTGACCTGACACTCAATTCTCCGCCGATACGTGCCGGTTCTACTATCTGACCAGCGGCCACAGCGCCCACAGCCCACGCACCCGCAACAGCAGGGTGCCGTACAGCCTGCCATGCGACGTAAGATAGCCAATTGCCCACCGATCAACCACACCTGACGCTTCGGCTAGCTCAAGCCCGGTCCAGCTTTGGCCTTGCGACTCGCGCTGAACAATAAGCGGCCAGATTGATGCTGAAAAATGGCTTGGCATTTGGCCGGAAATGAAGCGCACCCGCTCAGCCGGCCACACAACCGGCTCCAAGTCCTGATACTGCTGCCTCACCGACTCGACCACTGGTATACCCTGCTCCTCCGGGTCACAACCCAGAAAGGCGCGCATCTCAGCCATAGTCCGGAACTCATATACCTTGGCAACATCCAGGTCTGACCCGTGCTCATAGTGCGACCTGAGCCAGTCCCGGATTAGACTCCAGCGGAACTCACCCCGATAGTAAGCCTTACGCTCCAGGAATCTCGAGCGGTCATACCCTGGTGCTTCACCCTCCCATACTGGCTCATCAATCAGCATCATTGCCACTCGATACGCATGGATGTTTATTCGGTCGAGCTTTCCCTCCCGCACAAGCTCAACGTTCATCTTGAGCACATCGCCTGCCGGCACTGGCGTCCGACACCCGGCCAGCAAGGCCGCCACTGCAACAAGCAATCTGCTCACCAACGCGAAACCGGCCCAGACACAGCCCGTCCAGAATGACTACTCAAGAGCCGGCTCAGCGCACGAACGCAACCCGGCACTGCCTGCTTTCTTCACCCGAAGTCATCCGGCACACATACACGCCGGCTGGCACTGGCCGGCCGTTCGCATCAGTCCCGTTCCATTCAGCAACATGCTGCCCAGGCCCGACCTGCACTTCCTGCCACCTGGCCACAACCCTGCCGGCCATGTCTAGAACCGTAAAGCTGACCGCGTCCGACCGGCTTAGCCGGTACTCCATCCGCACTGGTAGACCAATGCCGGAACCGGCCCGAAGCCAGGTGCCAGGGTCAAAGCCTTGCTCCTGGACTCCAGTCAGAACCTGGCCGGTTGAGAAAACAACGATCGGATACTCAACACTGCCTAGCCCGAGCGCTGACCGAATCGCCGCACGCTCAACCGGGCCCAAAGGCGCGGTTACGCAGCCGCCTAGTCCGAGAATTCTTGCCTGCAA
Coding sequences:
- a CDS encoding DUF1893 domain-containing protein, whose amino-acid sequence is MLDQLKRLYTEGLSILVFEGDTDLYSSYQPGVRPLLELVDWFPFGLGAATVADRVVGACAARIFAYLRPAAVLGGIGSTEAAHILFTTGINHSFEETVPQILNRDNTGVCPFERLSTDCTDVHELIRRIRARLAEPNQA